In one Chryseobacterium camelliae genomic region, the following are encoded:
- a CDS encoding CocE/NonD family hydrolase, translated as MKVHFSIVLIFLFVFGSLQAQQPDTFVKDNFTKKEFYIPMRDGTKLFTAVYIPKDISNKNRYPFLMQRTCYSIAPYGENEYKTKLGPNSYLMKDKYIFVFQDVRGRYMSEGTFTNMTPQVDHKTKKDVDESTDTYDTIDWLIKNIKDNNGKVGQYGTSYPGFYTAVGVLAQHPALVASSPQAPISDFWNDDFLHNGRFMMGYFRTFPVFGVQKTKPENKAWYTDSMIKVTSEDGLKFYREMGTLKDGYEKYYKDNFFMTEIMNHTNYDEFWQKRSLLPHLKNVNHAVMTVGGWFDAEDLSGPLNIYKTIEKTSPKAKNTIVMGPFSHGGWGREEGKHFHNQIYFGDSIATYYQKNIETKFFNHYLKGNTKQDAGLPEALMYDTGAKQWREFATYPPKEGKKVNFYLSNGTLKNTAGQGSSEYYSDPNNPVLSSGNLKDFNGFTPRNYMSEDQRFAEGRPDVLTFTTDILTEDITFAGEIMAKLNIASTSTDADFAVKLIDIYPEDFKPAEKKDGVIYGNYHQMVRSEIMPTRFRNSREKAEALVPNQKTAVNFRLQDVVHTFKKGHKIQIQISSTWFPLFAINPQKFLDNPNFATKEDYTKAFIKVFDDSAIEVEVLK; from the coding sequence ATGAAGGTTCATTTTTCAATTGTACTTATTTTTCTCTTTGTTTTTGGAAGTTTGCAGGCACAGCAACCCGATACTTTTGTAAAAGATAATTTTACAAAAAAAGAATTCTACATTCCGATGCGTGACGGGACAAAGCTTTTTACGGCAGTGTATATTCCTAAAGATATTTCCAACAAAAACAGATATCCGTTTTTAATGCAGAGAACCTGCTACAGTATTGCTCCTTATGGCGAAAACGAATACAAAACAAAACTCGGACCCAACTCATATTTAATGAAAGACAAATATATTTTCGTGTTTCAGGATGTTCGCGGAAGATATATGAGTGAAGGAACTTTCACCAATATGACGCCGCAAGTTGACCATAAAACCAAGAAAGATGTTGATGAAAGTACAGATACTTATGATACCATCGACTGGCTAATTAAAAACATCAAAGATAACAACGGAAAAGTAGGTCAGTACGGAACTTCATATCCCGGATTTTATACCGCTGTCGGGGTGCTGGCACAACACCCTGCTTTGGTAGCCTCATCTCCGCAAGCTCCCATTTCAGATTTCTGGAATGACGATTTTCTTCACAACGGAAGATTCATGATGGGATATTTCAGAACATTCCCTGTTTTTGGAGTTCAGAAAACGAAGCCGGAAAATAAAGCCTGGTACACCGATTCTATGATTAAAGTAACTTCTGAAGATGGATTGAAATTCTACAGAGAAATGGGGACTTTGAAAGATGGTTATGAGAAATATTATAAGGATAACTTCTTCATGACGGAAATTATGAATCACACCAATTACGATGAATTCTGGCAGAAAAGAAGCCTGCTGCCTCATCTTAAAAACGTAAATCATGCTGTGATGACCGTTGGTGGCTGGTTTGATGCTGAAGATCTTTCGGGACCTTTAAATATTTATAAAACAATTGAAAAAACAAGCCCTAAAGCAAAAAACACCATTGTGATGGGACCATTCTCACACGGAGGTTGGGGACGTGAAGAAGGAAAACATTTCCATAATCAGATATATTTCGGAGACAGCATTGCAACGTATTATCAGAAAAATATTGAAACCAAATTTTTCAATCATTATCTAAAAGGAAATACAAAACAGGATGCCGGTTTACCGGAAGCTTTGATGTATGACACAGGAGCAAAGCAATGGAGAGAATTTGCAACCTATCCTCCGAAGGAAGGAAAAAAAGTGAATTTCTATTTATCCAACGGAACATTGAAAAACACTGCAGGACAAGGTTCTTCGGAATATTACAGTGACCCCAACAATCCGGTTTTAAGTTCTGGCAACCTGAAGGATTTCAATGGATTTACCCCAAGAAATTATATGTCGGAAGACCAAAGATTTGCAGAAGGAAGACCTGATGTTTTGACGTTTACAACAGATATTTTAACAGAAGACATTACTTTCGCGGGAGAAATTATGGCTAAATTAAATATCGCTTCTACTTCTACGGATGCAGATTTTGCCGTGAAATTAATTGATATTTATCCTGAAGACTTCAAACCAGCAGAGAAAAAAGACGGGGTGATCTACGGCAACTATCATCAGATGGTAAGAAGTGAAATTATGCCTACGAGATTCAGAAACTCAAGAGAAAAAGCTGAAGCCTTGGTTCCGAATCAGAAAACTGCCGTAAATTTCAGATTGCAGGATGTTGTTCATACCTTTAAAAAGGGGCATAAAATCCA